A window of the Pseudomonas fluorescens genome harbors these coding sequences:
- the nfuA gene encoding Fe-S biogenesis protein NfuA, with protein sequence MTAITITDAAHDYLADLLSKQNTPGIGIRVFITQPGTQYAETCIAYCKPGEEKPEDTALGLKSFTAYIDSFSEAFLDDAVVDYATDRMGGQLTIKAPNAKVPMVNADSPINERINYYLQTEINPGLASHGGQVSLIDVVEDGIAVLQFGGGCQGCGQADVTLKEGIERTLLERIPELKGVRDVTDHTQKENAYY encoded by the coding sequence ATGACCGCTATTACCATTACCGACGCCGCCCATGATTACCTGGCCGATCTGCTCTCCAAGCAGAACACCCCGGGCATCGGCATCCGCGTTTTCATCACCCAGCCTGGCACCCAATACGCCGAAACCTGCATTGCCTACTGCAAGCCGGGCGAAGAAAAACCTGAAGACACGGCGCTGGGGCTGAAAAGCTTCACCGCTTACATCGACTCGTTCAGCGAAGCATTTCTCGACGATGCCGTCGTCGACTACGCCACCGACCGCATGGGCGGCCAGCTGACCATCAAGGCGCCAAACGCCAAAGTCCCGATGGTCAACGCTGACAGCCCGATCAACGAGCGCATCAACTACTACCTGCAAACCGAAATCAACCCGGGGCTGGCCAGCCACGGCGGTCAGGTCAGCCTGATCGATGTGGTTGAAGACGGCATTGCCGTGTTGCAGTTCGGCGGCGGTTGCCAGGGCTGCGGCCAGGCGGACGTAACCTTGAAGGAAGGCATCGAGCGCACCTTGCTCGAGCGCATTCCGGAGCTCAAGGGCGTTCGCGACGTGACCGACCACACGCAGAAAGAAAACGCCTACTACTAA
- a CDS encoding CbtB domain-containing protein, producing the protein MSIISSTGSNSDKISSTTTLSQRLTAAVCASILGACLVYFAGFSHIEAVHNAAHDTRHSAAFPCH; encoded by the coding sequence ATGTCGATCATCAGCAGCACCGGCAGCAATTCGGACAAGATCTCCAGCACCACCACCCTGAGCCAACGCCTGACCGCCGCCGTCTGCGCGTCGATCCTGGGTGCGTGCCTCGTGTATTTCGCCGGTTTCTCGCACATCGAAGCGGTGCACAACGCCGCCCACGATACCCGCCACAGCGCCGCGTTCCCGTGCCACTGA
- a CDS encoding CbtA family protein, which translates to MIKRIAQTAGFTGLLAALLLTLLQSFWVSPLILQAETFEKAEPVAEVHEHAAGTAAHTHDAEAWEPEDGWQRVVSTTGGNLVVAVGFALMLAGLYTLRAPTKTSQGLLWGLAGYATFVLAPTMGLPPELPGTAAADLASRQMWWIGTAASTAVGLALIAFSRNWLMKILGVAILAVPHVIGAPQPEVHSMLAPEALEAQFKIASQLTNVAFWLALGLISAWLFRRKSEGQYHA; encoded by the coding sequence ATGATCAAGCGTATTGCGCAGACCGCAGGTTTCACCGGCCTTCTGGCCGCCCTGCTCCTGACCTTGCTGCAAAGCTTCTGGGTGTCGCCGCTGATTCTTCAGGCCGAGACCTTCGAGAAAGCCGAACCGGTTGCCGAAGTTCACGAACACGCCGCCGGCACCGCCGCACACACCCACGATGCCGAAGCCTGGGAGCCGGAAGACGGCTGGCAGCGCGTGGTGTCAACCACTGGCGGCAATCTGGTGGTTGCCGTGGGTTTTGCCCTGATGCTGGCGGGCCTGTACACCCTGCGCGCGCCGACCAAAACCTCCCAAGGTCTGCTCTGGGGTCTGGCCGGTTATGCGACTTTCGTGCTCGCGCCGACCATGGGCCTGCCGCCTGAGCTGCCGGGCACTGCCGCTGCCGATCTGGCCTCGCGTCAGATGTGGTGGATCGGCACCGCTGCCTCCACCGCTGTCGGCCTGGCCTTGATCGCGTTCAGCCGTAACTGGCTGATGAAGATCCTCGGCGTGGCGATCCTTGCCGTGCCGCATGTGATTGGCGCGCCACAACCGGAAGTGCATTCGATGCTCGCCCCGGAAGCCCTCGAAGCCCAGTTCAAAATCGCTTCGCAGCTGACCAACGTCGCGTTCTGGCTGGCCCTGGGCCTGATCAGCGCCTGGTTGTTCCGCCGCAAAAGCGAAGGTCAGTACCACGCATGA
- the cobW gene encoding cobalamin biosynthesis protein CobW has protein sequence MKTLAKLPVTIVTGFLGSGKTTLLRHMLDNAQGRRIAVIVNEFGELGIDGEILKQCTIGCTEEEATGRVYELANGCLCCTVQEEFFPVMRELVARRGDLDHILIETSGLALPKPLVQAFQWPEIRSACTVDAVITVVDSPAVAAGTFAAFPEQVDAQRKLDPNLDHESPLHELFADQLASADLVILNKADQTSPEDLARVRLEVAEELPPAVKIIEASNGRLPLDVLIGLGAGSEEHIDSRHSHHDHHHGEGDDDHDDHDHDAFDSISIELPQADESLLLDALTQLVVQHGILRVKGFAAIPNKPMRLLIQGVGTRFDKHFDRQWGADEARVTRLVLIGQELDAAQLEAQLRAALSV, from the coding sequence ATGAAAACACTGGCCAAACTCCCCGTCACCATCGTCACCGGCTTCCTCGGCTCGGGCAAAACCACCTTGCTGCGGCACATGCTCGACAACGCTCAGGGCCGCCGCATCGCGGTGATCGTCAACGAGTTTGGCGAGCTGGGCATCGACGGTGAAATCCTCAAGCAGTGCACCATCGGCTGCACCGAAGAAGAAGCGACCGGCCGCGTCTACGAACTGGCCAACGGCTGCCTGTGCTGCACGGTGCAGGAAGAGTTCTTCCCGGTGATGCGCGAACTGGTGGCCCGTCGCGGCGACCTCGACCATATCCTGATCGAAACCTCGGGCCTGGCCCTGCCAAAACCGCTGGTGCAAGCCTTCCAGTGGCCGGAAATCCGCAGTGCCTGCACCGTTGATGCGGTGATCACCGTGGTCGACAGCCCGGCCGTGGCCGCCGGCACCTTCGCCGCGTTCCCGGAGCAGGTCGATGCCCAGCGCAAACTCGATCCGAACCTGGATCACGAATCGCCACTGCACGAACTGTTCGCAGACCAACTGGCCAGCGCCGACCTCGTCATCCTCAACAAGGCCGACCAGACCAGCCCTGAAGACCTCGCGCGCGTCCGTCTGGAAGTCGCCGAAGAGCTGCCGCCAGCAGTGAAAATCATCGAAGCCAGCAACGGTCGTCTGCCGCTGGACGTGCTGATCGGCCTCGGCGCCGGTTCCGAAGAACACATCGACAGTCGCCACAGCCATCACGATCACCACCACGGTGAAGGCGATGACGATCACGATGACCACGATCACGACGCTTTTGACTCGATCTCCATCGAACTGCCGCAAGCCGACGAAAGCCTGCTGCTCGACGCGCTGACGCAACTGGTGGTTCAGCACGGCATCCTGCGGGTCAAAGGTTTCGCGGCGATCCCGAACAAGCCGATGCGTCTGCTGATTCAGGGCGTGGGCACGCGCTTCGACAAACACTTCGACCGTCAGTGGGGCGCCGATGAGGCACGCGTGACGCGTCTGGTGTTGATCGGTCAGGAACTGGACGCCGCCCAGCTCGAAGCGCAACTGCGCGCCGCGCTCAGCGTTTAA
- a CDS encoding cobalamin biosynthesis protein has protein sequence MTDDSAAPTFVVGLGCQRGCPASTLRALLDQALQAHRIDLEKVKALASIDLKRDEPGLQELAAQLALPLLYFSSEELASYQQRLSHHSQIAFERTGCYGVAESAALALAEQLISGPAKLLISRQKYAQATLALAGAA, from the coding sequence ATGACCGATGACAGCGCAGCGCCGACCTTCGTGGTCGGCCTGGGCTGCCAGCGCGGCTGCCCCGCCAGCACGCTGCGTGCATTGCTTGACCAGGCGTTACAGGCGCATCGAATTGATCTTGAGAAGGTCAAGGCGCTGGCCAGCATCGACCTCAAGCGCGACGAACCCGGTTTGCAGGAACTCGCCGCCCAACTGGCGTTGCCGTTGCTGTATTTCAGCAGCGAAGAACTGGCCAGTTATCAGCAACGTTTAAGTCATCACTCACAGATCGCCTTCGAACGCACCGGTTGCTACGGCGTGGCGGAAAGTGCCGCCCTGGCGCTCGCCGAACAGTTGATCAGTGGTCCGGCAAAACTGCTGATTTCCCGGCAAAAGTACGCGCAGGCAACTCTGGCATTGGCCGGCGCGGCTTAA
- the cobN gene encoding cobaltochelatase subunit CobN: MHLLRTQPGGFVSDDNIADLGQTPAELVILCSGDSSLALLAEAAQQLPEDYPSVRLANPMQVQNHASVDLYVDEVLRHAKVILISLHGGIAYWRYGVERLVELSERGVQVILVPGDDRPDPELSDLSTVGAEDRDRLWQFLRQGGMGNALDFFRCLANRWLARDYVWGEPQTLPRTAIYHPNKNTAALSDWQADWLPGQPVAAVLFYRSHLQAANTAFIDVFCQRLQAAGLNPLPIAVASLKEPGCLSVVEDWLDEVEASVILNTTGFAQSSPEAPHLRPFRRNIPVIQAICAQDNEPGWRDSEQGLGPRDLAMHIALPELDGRIISRPISFKDLAWRSERSQSDVVCYRAQPERMDFVAELARRWVDLARVPNAEKRIALILANYPTRDGRIGNGVGLDTPAAALNILRALQAEGYPLPAELPDSGTELIRQLLGGVSNDLDTLDQRPCQQSLAMNDYLTMFNALPEANRAAVQERWGSPHNDPMCRDGRMMIAGLRFGLTFVGIQPARGYQVDPSAVYHDPDLVPPHAYLAFYFWLRQTYGAHGVIHVGKHGNLEWLPGKGVGLSENCWPDALLGPLPNIYPFIVNDPGEGAQAKRRTQAVIIDHLMPPLTRAETYGPLRNLELLADEYYEAQLLDPRRARELQRDILQLVRDTQIDRELQLDAALDSDADAAIWLPRLDTYLCDLKESQIRDGLHIFGESPTGRLRIDTLLALLRIPRGDGKGAQSSLLRALAKAFQLGFDPLDCALADPWTGPRPSELLSVSDEIWRTAGDTRERLELFATRLIEQALNQSQALHKTCGSGLAREGVVSVDIPFTDIPLSSDRRQGTSPLPQDSRCAEVSMIIDHLREVIAPRLDACGPAEIRGLLDALSGRFVPAGPSGAPSRGRLDVLPTGRNFYSVDVRNLPTTTAWRIGFQSATLILERHLQDHGDHLRQLGLSVWGTATMRTGGDDIAQAMALMGVRPVWATGSQRVDDFEILPLSLLDRPRVDVTLRVSGFFRDAFANLIRLFDAAVQAVAELDEPDDLNPLAAKVRAEREALRQSGLDEDAARRQAGWRIFGAKPGAYGAGVQGAIDGRLWQTREDLAEVYLNWGAYAYGGSDEGTAAREQFVQRLSQVQAVLQNQDNREHDLLDSNDYYQFQGGMLAAVESLRGEAAASYHGDHSQPDLPKIRTLKEELNRVIRSRAANPKWIDGVKRHGYKGAFELAATVDNLFAFDATTQLIDDHQYALLADAYLLDPATRDFVREHNPHALRDMTERMLEAQQRGMWQEPGAYKEALENLLLDIEEES; encoded by the coding sequence ATGCACCTGCTCAGGACCCAGCCCGGCGGTTTCGTGTCGGATGACAACATTGCCGACCTTGGACAAACCCCCGCCGAGCTGGTGATTCTGTGCAGCGGCGATTCCAGCCTCGCGCTGCTCGCCGAAGCCGCGCAGCAACTGCCCGAGGATTACCCGAGCGTGCGGCTGGCCAACCCGATGCAGGTGCAGAACCATGCGTCGGTCGACCTGTACGTCGATGAAGTGCTGCGTCACGCCAAGGTCATTCTGATTTCGCTGCACGGCGGCATCGCTTATTGGCGTTATGGCGTCGAGCGACTGGTCGAGTTGTCCGAGCGTGGCGTACAGGTGATTCTGGTGCCGGGCGATGATCGGCCCGACCCGGAGCTCAGCGATTTGAGCACCGTGGGCGCCGAGGATCGCGACCGGCTCTGGCAGTTTTTGCGCCAAGGCGGCATGGGCAATGCGCTGGATTTCTTCCGCTGCTTGGCCAATCGCTGGCTGGCGCGGGATTACGTGTGGGGCGAGCCGCAGACGCTGCCGCGCACGGCGATTTACCATCCGAACAAAAACACCGCCGCACTGAGTGACTGGCAAGCCGATTGGCTGCCCGGTCAACCGGTCGCGGCGGTGTTGTTTTATCGCTCGCATTTGCAAGCGGCGAACACGGCGTTTATCGATGTGTTCTGCCAACGGCTTCAGGCGGCCGGACTCAATCCGCTGCCGATCGCCGTGGCCAGTTTGAAAGAGCCCGGCTGCCTGTCGGTGGTCGAGGACTGGCTGGATGAGGTGGAGGCATCGGTGATTCTGAACACCACCGGTTTCGCCCAGTCCAGCCCCGAAGCGCCGCATCTGCGGCCATTTCGTCGCAATATTCCGGTGATCCAGGCGATCTGCGCCCAGGACAACGAGCCCGGCTGGCGCGACAGCGAACAGGGCCTCGGTCCGCGGGATCTGGCGATGCACATCGCCTTGCCGGAGCTGGACGGCCGGATCATCAGTCGGCCCATCAGCTTCAAGGACCTGGCTTGGCGCAGCGAGCGCAGTCAGTCCGACGTAGTGTGTTATCGGGCCCAACCCGAGCGCATGGATTTTGTGGCCGAATTGGCGCGACGCTGGGTCGATCTGGCGCGGGTGCCGAACGCTGAAAAGCGCATCGCGCTGATTCTCGCCAACTACCCGACCCGGGACGGACGCATCGGCAACGGCGTCGGCCTCGACACGCCGGCTGCCGCGCTGAATATACTGCGGGCGTTGCAGGCCGAAGGTTATCCGCTGCCGGCCGAACTGCCGGACAGCGGTACTGAACTGATCCGGCAACTGCTCGGCGGCGTCAGCAATGACCTCGACACCCTCGATCAGCGCCCGTGCCAGCAAAGCCTGGCGATGAACGATTACCTGACGATGTTCAACGCGCTGCCTGAAGCCAATCGCGCGGCGGTGCAGGAGCGTTGGGGTTCGCCGCACAACGACCCGATGTGCCGTGACGGGCGGATGATGATCGCCGGCCTGCGTTTTGGTCTGACCTTTGTCGGGATTCAACCGGCGCGGGGTTATCAGGTCGATCCGAGCGCGGTGTATCACGATCCGGATCTGGTACCGCCGCACGCTTATCTCGCGTTCTATTTCTGGCTGCGCCAGACCTATGGCGCCCACGGCGTGATTCACGTCGGCAAGCACGGCAACCTCGAATGGCTGCCGGGCAAAGGCGTGGGCCTGTCGGAGAACTGCTGGCCGGACGCATTGCTCGGGCCGCTGCCGAATATCTATCCGTTTATCGTCAATGATCCGGGCGAGGGCGCTCAAGCCAAGCGACGCACTCAAGCGGTGATCATCGACCACCTGATGCCGCCGCTGACCCGTGCCGAAACCTACGGCCCGTTGCGCAATCTCGAATTGTTGGCCGACGAATATTACGAAGCTCAGTTGCTCGATCCGCGCCGCGCCCGGGAATTGCAGCGCGACATTCTGCAACTGGTGCGTGACACGCAGATCGATCGTGAATTGCAGCTGGATGCCGCCCTCGACAGCGATGCCGATGCGGCGATCTGGCTGCCGCGTCTGGATACTTATCTGTGTGACTTGAAGGAATCGCAGATCCGCGATGGGCTGCACATTTTCGGTGAGTCGCCGACCGGGCGTTTGCGTATTGATACCTTGCTGGCGTTGCTGCGGATTCCGCGTGGCGATGGCAAAGGAGCGCAGTCGAGTCTGTTGCGGGCGTTGGCCAAGGCGTTTCAGTTGGGGTTCGATCCGCTGGATTGCGCATTGGCTGATCCTTGGACTGGCCCGCGTCCATCGGAATTGTTGTCGGTCAGCGACGAGATCTGGCGCACGGCGGGGGATACCCGTGAACGTCTGGAGCTGTTTGCCACCCGGCTGATTGAGCAGGCACTCAACCAAAGTCAAGCCTTGCACAAAACCTGTGGGAGCGGGCTTGCCCGCGAAGGCGTCGTGTCAGTCGATATCCCTTTCACTGACATACCGCTTTCGTCGGATCGCCGCCAGGGGACAAGCCCGCTCCCACAGGATTCTCGCTGTGCCGAAGTCAGCATGATCATTGACCATCTGCGTGAGGTCATCGCCCCACGCCTTGACGCCTGCGGCCCGGCCGAAATACGCGGCTTGCTTGATGCTCTCAGCGGCCGATTCGTCCCCGCCGGCCCGAGCGGCGCTCCAAGTCGCGGGCGCCTCGATGTACTGCCAACCGGGCGTAATTTCTATTCGGTCGACGTGCGTAATCTGCCGACCACCACGGCCTGGCGGATCGGCTTCCAGTCCGCGACCCTGATTCTCGAGCGACACCTGCAGGATCACGGCGATCACCTGCGCCAGCTCGGCCTGTCGGTCTGGGGCACCGCGACCATGCGCACGGGCGGCGATGACATTGCCCAGGCCATGGCGCTGATGGGCGTGCGACCGGTGTGGGCCACGGGCAGTCAGCGGGTCGATGATTTCGAAATTCTGCCGCTGAGCCTCCTCGACCGGCCTCGGGTCGATGTCACGCTGCGGGTCTCCGGTTTTTTCCGCGATGCGTTCGCCAACCTGATCCGCCTGTTTGACGCGGCCGTTCAAGCGGTGGCGGAGCTGGACGAGCCGGACGATCTCAACCCGCTGGCCGCCAAAGTGCGTGCCGAGCGTGAGGCGCTGCGGCAATCGGGTCTGGATGAAGACGCTGCCCGACGTCAGGCTGGCTGGCGGATCTTCGGTGCCAAACCCGGCGCTTATGGCGCGGGCGTGCAGGGCGCTATCGATGGTCGCCTCTGGCAAACCCGCGAGGATCTGGCCGAGGTCTACCTGAACTGGGGCGCCTATGCTTACGGCGGTTCTGACGAAGGCACCGCCGCCCGCGAGCAGTTCGTCCAGCGCCTGAGCCAGGTGCAGGCCGTGCTGCAAAACCAGGACAACCGCGAGCATGATTTGCTCGATTCCAACGACTATTACCAGTTCCAGGGCGGCATGCTCGCTGCCGTGGAAAGCCTGCGCGGCGAGGCGGCGGCCAGTTATCACGGTGATCACAGCCAGCCGGATCTACCGAAGATCCGCACCTTGAAGGAAGAACTGAACCGGGTCATCCGCTCCCGTGCTGCGAATCCGAAATGGATCGACGGGGTCAAACGCCACGGCTATAAAGGCGCGTTCGAACTGGCGGCGACGGTCGATAACCTGTTTGCCTTCGACGCCACCACGCAGTTGATCGATGATCACCAGTACGCCTTGCTGGCCGACGCGTATCTGCTGGACCCGGCGACCCGCGACTTCGTGCGCGAACACAATCCGCACGCGCTGCGCGACATGACCGAGCGCATGCTCGAAGCGCAGCAGCGCGGGATGTGGCAGGAGCCGGGCGCCTACAAAGAGGCCCTGGAAAACCTGCTGCTGGACATAGAAGAAGAGAGCTGA
- the cobM gene encoding precorrin-4 C(11)-methyltransferase, giving the protein MTVYFIGAGPGDPELITVKGQRLIRSCPVIIYAGSLVPTAVLEGHCAETVINSAELHLEQIIDLIKTAHAKGQDVARVHSGDPSLYGAIGEQIRYLRELDIPFEIIPGVTATAACAALLGAELTLPDISQSVILTRYADKTAMPAGEELGSLAQHRATMAIHLGVNHLEKILAELLPHYGADCPIAVIHRATWPDQDWVVGTLEDIAEKVAAKGFRRTALILVGRVLGSDHFSESSLYRAGHAHLYRP; this is encoded by the coding sequence ATGACCGTTTACTTCATCGGCGCCGGCCCCGGCGACCCGGAATTGATCACTGTCAAAGGTCAGCGGTTGATCCGCAGTTGCCCGGTGATCATCTACGCAGGTTCGCTGGTGCCGACGGCGGTGCTGGAAGGTCATTGCGCTGAAACCGTGATTAACAGCGCCGAGCTGCACCTGGAACAGATCATCGATCTGATCAAGACCGCTCACGCCAAGGGTCAGGATGTGGCGCGGGTGCATTCGGGCGATCCGAGCCTGTATGGCGCCATTGGCGAGCAGATTCGTTATTTGCGCGAGCTGGATATTCCGTTCGAAATCATCCCCGGCGTGACCGCCACCGCCGCGTGCGCCGCGCTGTTGGGCGCTGAACTGACGCTGCCGGACATCTCGCAAAGCGTGATTCTGACCCGTTATGCGGACAAGACGGCGATGCCTGCCGGCGAGGAACTGGGCAGTCTGGCGCAGCACCGGGCGACCATGGCGATTCATCTGGGGGTCAATCATCTGGAGAAGATCCTGGCTGAATTGCTGCCGCATTACGGCGCGGATTGCCCGATCGCGGTGATTCACCGGGCGACGTGGCCGGATCAGGATTGGGTGGTCGGGACGCTTGAGGATATTGCCGAGAAGGTGGCGGCCAAGGGGTTTCGGCGCACGGCGTTGATTCTGGTCGGGCGGGTGTTGGGGAGTGATCATTTCAGCGAATCTTCGCTGTATCGCGCGGGGCACGCACATCTTTACCGCCCATGA